From a single Nostoc edaphicum CCNP1411 genomic region:
- a CDS encoding response regulator yields the protein MSLDIRYPLNLPVNAPPLRVLIVEDDPMMQLGLEQSLMAHPQIEIVGQAEDGYLGVQAALQLKPDLVVMDIGLPRLDGIAATQQIKAALPATHVVMLTSHQTETEIIAALSSGADAYCIKGASVERLLSAIAAAVDGAAYLDPQIARRVIDNLKPPTPTSNNANLSGRELEVLKLMVDGLSNPEIAEKLYLSPNTIKTHVRGIMNKLAVDDRVQAAVVALRSGLV from the coding sequence ATGTCTTTAGATATTCGCTATCCCTTAAATTTACCGGTCAATGCTCCGCCATTGCGCGTGTTAATTGTCGAAGATGATCCGATGATGCAACTGGGATTAGAGCAATCGTTAATGGCTCATCCTCAGATAGAGATAGTTGGACAAGCCGAAGATGGTTATTTAGGAGTCCAAGCAGCACTGCAACTGAAACCTGATTTAGTGGTTATGGATATTGGATTACCGCGATTGGATGGCATTGCAGCGACACAGCAAATTAAGGCGGCGCTGCCAGCAACTCATGTAGTGATGCTGACATCTCATCAAACGGAGACAGAAATTATTGCTGCACTATCTAGCGGTGCAGATGCGTATTGTATTAAAGGCGCAAGTGTGGAACGATTGTTAAGTGCGATCGCAGCCGCAGTTGATGGTGCAGCCTATCTCGATCCCCAAATTGCGCGGCGAGTGATTGATAATCTCAAACCGCCTACACCCACTAGCAACAACGCCAACTTATCTGGACGCGAGTTAGAAGTGTTGAAACTCATGGTAGACGGGTTGAGTAACCCAGAGATTGCTGAAAAACTTTATCTTAGTCCCAACACCATCAAAACTCATGTCCGGGGGATTATGAATAAATTAGCAGTAGACGATCGCGTGCAAGCAGCAGTTGTAGCACTACGTTCTGGGTTGGTTTGA
- the era gene encoding GTPase Era yields MRVEPKVSSIENYNFSFSGEVTIPQAPPEFKSGFIGIVGRPNVGKSTLMNQLVGQKIAITSPVAQTTRNRLRGILTTPEAQLIFVDTPGIHKPHHQLGEVLVQNAKIAIESVDVVLFVVDGAVACGAGDRYIAELLSRSKTPVILGVNKTDQQPTDSQFLDDSYAQMAQTHEWEIVKFSAKTSAGLPQLQELLIEHLEIGPLYYPPDLVTDQPERFIMGELIREQILLLTREEVPHSVAIAIDLVEETPSITRVLATINVERDSQKGILIGKGGAMLKAIGSEAREQIQKLIAGKVYLELFVKVQPKWRQSRISLAELGYRVEE; encoded by the coding sequence ATGAGGGTGGAGCCAAAGGTGTCTAGTATTGAAAATTACAACTTCTCTTTTTCAGGAGAAGTAACAATCCCACAGGCTCCTCCTGAATTTAAGTCAGGTTTTATCGGCATTGTTGGTCGTCCAAATGTCGGTAAATCTACTTTAATGAATCAATTGGTAGGACAAAAAATTGCCATTACTTCACCAGTAGCACAAACTACACGTAACCGTTTGCGCGGTATATTAACTACACCAGAGGCGCAGTTAATATTTGTAGATACACCAGGAATTCATAAGCCCCATCATCAATTGGGCGAAGTATTGGTGCAAAATGCCAAAATTGCCATTGAATCGGTAGATGTAGTGCTATTTGTCGTAGATGGAGCAGTAGCTTGTGGTGCAGGCGATCGCTATATTGCCGAATTGCTCAGTCGCAGCAAAACACCAGTTATTCTGGGCGTAAACAAAACCGACCAACAACCGACTGATTCTCAGTTTCTAGATGATAGTTACGCCCAGATGGCTCAGACCCATGAATGGGAAATCGTGAAATTTTCTGCTAAAACTAGTGCAGGATTACCCCAACTTCAAGAATTATTAATTGAACATTTAGAAATTGGGCCATTATATTATCCTCCCGACTTGGTAACTGACCAGCCAGAACGCTTTATTATGGGCGAATTAATCCGAGAACAAATTTTATTATTGACTCGTGAAGAAGTACCCCATTCAGTAGCGATCGCTATTGATCTAGTAGAAGAAACTCCTAGCATTACCCGTGTACTTGCTACCATCAACGTTGAGCGCGATTCCCAAAAAGGCATACTCATTGGCAAAGGCGGAGCAATGCTCAAAGCAATTGGTAGTGAAGCTCGTGAACAAATCCAAAAGTTAATTGCTGGTAAAGTTTACCTCGAATTGTTTGTCAAAGTCCAGCCAAAATGGCGACAGTCGCGGATTAGTCTAGCAGAGTTAGGCTATCGCGTGGAAGAATAA
- a CDS encoding ATP-dependent 6-phosphofructokinase yields MSIKKTGERKRIGILTSGGDCSGLNAVIRAVVNCAVDTYGWEVLGIRQATLGLMARPPQFTKLEVDQVDSLLTAGGTMLGTTNKGDPFAFPMADGSLCDRSEEIIAGYHELGLDALIGIGGDGSLAILRRLAQQGGINLVGIPKTIDNDIGVTEHAIGFDTAVNIATEALDRLHFTAASHSRVMILEVMGRDAGHIAISAGIAGGANVILIPEIPYTIEHICHKIKERQDKGKNYCLIIVSEAVRTHDGENVTITNRLGQSRYGGIGEYLADKIIEHIGVETRVTVLGHIQRGGTASPLDRLVATAFGVAAVNLIAEGKYDRMVTWQNRQVLSVSITEAIAQYSAVDPNGTLVKTARGMGIYLGD; encoded by the coding sequence ATGTCAATAAAAAAGACGGGAGAACGCAAACGCATTGGAATTCTTACCAGTGGAGGTGATTGTTCTGGTTTAAATGCTGTGATTAGGGCTGTAGTAAATTGTGCTGTGGATACTTACGGCTGGGAGGTTTTGGGAATTCGTCAAGCGACTCTAGGATTAATGGCGCGTCCGCCACAATTCACCAAGCTGGAAGTTGATCAAGTTGACTCACTGTTAACTGCGGGTGGCACAATGTTGGGGACAACCAATAAAGGCGACCCTTTTGCCTTTCCAATGGCGGATGGAAGTTTGTGCGATCGCTCCGAAGAAATCATCGCAGGTTATCATGAGCTAGGTTTAGATGCTTTGATTGGTATCGGCGGTGATGGTAGTTTGGCAATTCTGCGTCGCCTCGCTCAACAAGGTGGCATTAATCTAGTAGGTATTCCCAAAACAATTGATAACGATATTGGCGTTACTGAACACGCTATCGGTTTTGATACAGCAGTCAATATTGCCACAGAAGCATTAGATAGGTTGCATTTTACTGCTGCAAGTCATAGCCGAGTCATGATTTTGGAAGTAATGGGGCGTGACGCAGGACACATAGCAATATCTGCGGGAATTGCGGGGGGAGCGAACGTCATTTTAATTCCCGAAATCCCTTACACAATTGAGCATATTTGCCACAAAATTAAAGAACGCCAAGATAAAGGCAAAAACTATTGTTTGATTATTGTTTCCGAAGCAGTTCGTACCCACGATGGGGAAAATGTGACGATTACAAATCGCTTAGGTCAATCTCGATACGGTGGAATTGGCGAATATTTGGCAGATAAAATTATTGAGCACATTGGTGTAGAAACGCGAGTTACAGTTTTAGGACACATTCAACGTGGTGGAACTGCTTCACCACTAGATAGATTAGTTGCAACAGCCTTTGGCGTAGCGGCGGTTAATCTCATTGCTGAGGGTAAATACGATCGCATGGTGACATGGCAAAATCGCCAAGTATTAAGTGTATCAATTACCGAAGCGATCGCTCAATATAGCGCTGTCGATCCCAATGGTACTTTAGTTAAAACTGCTCGTGGTATGGGCATTTATTTGGGAGACTAA
- a CDS encoding type II toxin-antitoxin system RelE/ParE family toxin produces MKVFWTETAVENLSAIYTYIAQNSSQYATRIIDRITKRSQQLANFPLSGRIVPEFETEQIREVIEGSYRIIYYIKPEQIDVLAAIHGSQEITPSIE; encoded by the coding sequence GTGAAAGTTTTTTGGACAGAAACAGCCGTAGAAAACCTATCTGCAATTTATACTTACATTGCCCAGAATTCATCTCAGTATGCAACCAGGATTATTGACCGTATAACCAAACGTTCCCAGCAGCTTGCGAATTTCCCTCTATCTGGTCGAATTGTACCAGAGTTTGAAACCGAGCAAATTCGAGAAGTCATTGAAGGTTCATATCGAATTATCTATTACATCAAACCCGAACAAATTGATGTACTTGCTGCTATACATGGGTCACAGGAAATTACACCAAGTATAGAATGA
- a CDS encoding tetratricopeptide repeat protein, protein MAVITIREKQPTENGFAASLIFDGGEYPINITDPFTHQEEQQLEWYFEQWLIHPMLNGKKAEAAKTSVASYGESLFNQVFKADIDAYSHYRGLRGNLKQVKIEIVGNSPEFHALHWEAIRDKDLPRPLGVDCVMVRKRLDKAASVAANMAESPVINLLVVIARPDEEHDVGYRTIARPLIEVIQNSQLPVNIDLLRPGTYESLERHLEAKGAGYYHIIHFDCHGALMGYADIQEGVKRNRYTYQARWGREDIQPYEGVKAFLFLDGESKGKADPIEAGELANLLTGKGIPVCILNACQSGKQVRGDGEAGGAGEARETSLGSRLMTAGMQMVVAMGYSVTVSAARLMMEQVYKNLFGGKEITEAIRLGRRELFNNKTRKAYFNTNIDLEDWLLPVVYSNQQVNLNLRQFRAEEEEEYFEKLGNLYQYTPPEYGFIGRDLEILKIEKALFRHNILLLQGMGGTGKTTLLNYLRSWWQTTNFAPEIFYFGYDEKAWTLTQILFEIGKRVYKKFELANFQAMNLTAQMQKLLAKLRSESHILMLDNLESVTGQALAIQNTLPTAEQKQLQDFLTRLVGGETRVILGSRSDESWLQGAFKQNIYKLQGLDAEARTELSNKILERNVGDEKKIAKIREDEDFRKLMKVLAGYPLAMEVVLANLKNLSSQEILAKLAAADINLDTGSEDKTQSILKCVEYSHSNLSPDAQKLLLCLAPFSGFIWRVGIPNYAKELQKLEPFQDYDFDKFDGAIQEAINWGLLSDLSPNPSPARRGEEKLLQIQPVFPFFLKAKLAELDAATREALREGFKNHYIGLARYYNSYIESKEPEERQIGILSCRLEYENLYNALQICLKKQETIYIFFCLDKYLNLTNDISSSLKLSEFVCNAQVAYPREIRTGEIGLEIVMVIGTLANCYLQTQNYPQAKASSLRILELFQQLQGVETTQIKYSLATTYHQLGRVAQELREYDQARDYYQQALEINIEFGDRYSCARTYHQLGIVAQELREYDQARDYYQQALEINIEFGDRYSCASTYHQLGIVAEELREYDQARDYYQQALEIKIEFGDRYSCARTYHQLGIVAQELREYHQARDYYQQALEINIEFGDRYECARNYHQLGRVAQELREYHQARDYYQQALEIKIEFGDRYSCASTYHQLGRVAQELREYDQARDYYQQALEINIEFGDRYFCARTYATLGLLAQAEENYAEARANLQTALEIFVEYQDEYMATVAREILESLPE, encoded by the coding sequence ATGGCAGTCATCACGATTCGGGAAAAGCAGCCAACAGAAAACGGTTTTGCCGCAAGTTTGATTTTTGATGGTGGCGAATACCCAATCAATATTACTGACCCTTTTACACACCAGGAAGAACAGCAACTCGAATGGTATTTTGAGCAATGGCTGATTCACCCCATGTTAAACGGGAAGAAAGCAGAAGCGGCGAAAACAAGTGTTGCTAGTTACGGAGAAAGTTTATTTAACCAGGTTTTCAAGGCTGATATTGATGCTTATAGCCATTATCGCGGACTGCGGGGAAATCTGAAGCAGGTAAAAATTGAGATAGTGGGTAATAGTCCCGAATTTCACGCGCTGCACTGGGAAGCTATACGGGATAAGGATTTGCCGCGACCTTTGGGTGTAGATTGCGTAATGGTACGGAAGCGCCTTGATAAAGCGGCATCAGTGGCGGCGAATATGGCAGAATCGCCGGTAATTAACTTGTTGGTGGTAATTGCCCGACCGGATGAGGAACATGATGTAGGTTATCGTACCATTGCTCGGCCGTTGATTGAGGTGATTCAAAATAGTCAATTGCCTGTAAATATTGACTTATTGCGTCCGGGTACTTATGAAAGTTTAGAACGGCATTTAGAGGCCAAGGGGGCGGGATATTACCATATCATCCATTTTGACTGTCACGGGGCGTTGATGGGTTATGCAGATATTCAAGAAGGGGTGAAACGCAACCGATATACCTATCAAGCTAGGTGGGGACGGGAAGATATTCAACCTTATGAGGGGGTAAAAGCATTTTTGTTTTTGGATGGGGAAAGTAAGGGAAAAGCTGATCCCATAGAAGCAGGGGAATTAGCGAATTTGTTGACGGGGAAGGGGATTCCTGTTTGTATTCTCAATGCTTGTCAGTCGGGGAAGCAGGTACGAGGAGATGGGGAGGCAGGGGGAGCAGGGGAGGCAAGGGAGACGAGTTTGGGTAGCCGGTTGATGACTGCGGGAATGCAAATGGTAGTCGCAATGGGGTATTCGGTGACTGTTTCGGCGGCGCGGTTGATGATGGAACAGGTTTATAAAAACTTGTTTGGGGGGAAGGAGATAACCGAAGCTATCCGGTTGGGGAGAAGGGAGTTATTTAATAATAAGACGCGGAAGGCTTATTTTAATACCAATATTGATTTAGAAGATTGGCTTTTGCCTGTAGTTTATAGTAACCAACAGGTAAATTTGAATTTGCGTCAATTTAGAGCAGAGGAAGAGGAAGAGTATTTTGAGAAGTTGGGTAATTTATATCAATATACGCCGCCAGAATATGGATTTATTGGGCGAGACTTGGAGATTTTGAAGATTGAGAAGGCTTTATTTCGTCATAATATTTTGCTGTTGCAGGGAATGGGAGGAACGGGGAAAACTACGCTGTTAAATTATTTGCGTAGTTGGTGGCAGACGACGAACTTTGCACCAGAGATATTTTATTTTGGTTATGATGAAAAAGCTTGGACGCTGACACAGATTTTATTTGAGATTGGCAAGCGTGTATATAAAAAGTTTGAGCTTGCGAATTTTCAAGCGATGAATTTAACTGCTCAGATGCAGAAACTTTTGGCTAAATTACGGTCAGAATCTCATATTTTAATGTTGGATAATTTGGAGTCGGTGACGGGACAAGCTTTAGCGATTCAAAATACTTTACCGACAGCCGAGCAAAAGCAACTGCAAGATTTTTTGACGCGGTTGGTAGGGGGAGAAACGCGGGTAATTTTAGGTTCTCGCAGTGATGAAAGTTGGTTGCAAGGCGCTTTTAAGCAGAATATTTATAAGTTGCAAGGATTAGATGCAGAAGCGAGGACGGAGTTATCCAATAAGATTTTAGAACGGAATGTGGGGGATGAAAAGAAGATAGCAAAGATTCGGGAAGATGAGGATTTTCGGAAATTGATGAAGGTGTTAGCAGGGTATCCGTTGGCGATGGAAGTGGTGTTAGCTAATTTGAAAAATCTGTCATCTCAGGAAATTTTGGCAAAGTTAGCAGCAGCAGATATTAATTTAGATACGGGAAGTGAGGATAAAACCCAGAGTATTCTTAAATGTGTGGAATATTCTCATAGTAATTTGTCGCCGGATGCTCAGAAGTTATTATTATGTTTAGCTCCCTTTAGTGGGTTTATTTGGCGGGTTGGTATTCCTAATTATGCTAAGGAATTACAGAAGTTAGAGCCGTTTCAAGATTATGATTTTGATAAGTTTGATGGGGCAATTCAAGAAGCGATAAATTGGGGTTTGCTTTCTGACCTCTCCCCTAACCCCTCTCCTGCGAGAAGAGGGGAAGAAAAGTTATTACAAATTCAACCTGTTTTTCCCTTCTTTCTCAAAGCAAAATTAGCAGAACTAGATGCAGCTACCCGCGAAGCCTTGCGGGAGGGTTTTAAAAACCACTATATCGGTTTAGCTCGTTATTACAATAGCTACATTGAATCGAAGGAACCAGAAGAACGGCAGATTGGGATTTTATCCTGTCGGCTGGAATATGAAAACTTATATAATGCCTTGCAGATTTGTTTAAAAAAACAAGAAACTATTTATATTTTCTTTTGCTTGGATAAATACTTAAACTTAACTAATGATATTTCAAGTAGTTTGAAACTGTCGGAATTTGTTTGTAACGCACAAGTCGCTTATCCACGAGAAATTAGAACAGGTGAAATAGGTTTGGAAATTGTCATGGTAATCGGTACGCTTGCTAATTGTTATTTACAAACACAAAATTATCCCCAAGCCAAAGCATCCTCTCTGCGGATTCTCGAATTATTCCAACAACTCCAAGGCGTAGAAACAACACAAATCAAGTATTCTTTAGCAACCACCTACCACCAGTTGGGAAGGGTTGCCCAAGAATTGCGGGAATACGACCAGGCACGGGATTATTATCAACAAGCCCTGGAAATCAATATCGAATTTGGCGATCGCTACTCCTGTGCTAGGACTTACCACCAGTTGGGAATCGTTGCCCAAGAATTGCGGGAATACGACCAGGCACGGGATTATTATCAACAAGCCCTGGAAATCAATATCGAATTTGGCGATCGCTACTCCTGTGCTAGCACTTACCACCAGTTGGGAATCGTTGCCGAAGAATTGCGGGAATACGACCAGGCACGGGATTATTATCAACAAGCCCTGGAAATCAAAATCGAATTTGGCGATCGCTACTCCTGTGCTAGGACTTACCACCAGTTGGGAATCGTTGCCCAAGAATTGCGGGAATACCACCAGGCACGGGATTATTATCAACAAGCCCTGGAAATCAATATCGAATTTGGTGATCGCTATGAGTGTGCTAGGAATTACCACCAGTTGGGAAGGGTTGCCCAAGAATTGCGGGAATACCACCAGGCACGGGATTATTATCAACAAGCCCTGGAAATCAAAATCGAATTTGGCGATCGCTACTCCTGTGCTAGCACTTACCACCAGTTGGGAAGGGTTGCCCAAGAATTGCGGGAATACGACCAGGCACGGGATTATTATCAACAAGCCCTGGAAATCAATATCGAATTTGGCGATCGCTACTTCTGTGCTAGGACTTACGCAACATTAGGATTGCTGGCACAAGCAGAGGAGAATTACGCAGAAGCTAGGGCTAATTTGCAGACAGCGTTGGAGATATTTGTAGAGTATCAGGATGAATATATGGCTACGGTAGCGCGGGAGATTTTAGAGAGTTTACCGGAGTAG
- a CDS encoding succinylglutamate desuccinylase/aspartoacylase family protein: MLPVIESIVLRQMASGDRLYLQLYKFIGAQPGQKVYIQSNLHGAEIAGNAVIHQLIEFLLTINDTDLAGEIWLVPVCNPMGTNERAHHFSPGRYCIYEAKDWNRIFWDYEKEADDLVAFTKSQLHSDLKVIRQNYLTIIKQNFAKILEKINSSNGVPYTELFAYKLQNLSLDADYLIDLHSSTNQALDYIYYFQNREDSAKYFLLDFGILLDKYDGDAFDEAFIKPWLALEACFKEFGREIKFDVEAWTLELGTGMQINPDSVAKGVRGVKNYLVQKGVLQSPNLSDDTKTHEMTFASSSNRKKYYAIAGGMIQSRIELGSSVKAGEKLYQILSFNKEGKLPSVIDVCAQHNGLVYDVATNQAVNEGEFVLGIVS; the protein is encoded by the coding sequence ATGCTGCCAGTTATTGAAAGCATTGTATTACGTCAAATGGCTTCGGGCGATCGCCTATACTTACAATTATACAAATTCATCGGCGCTCAACCTGGTCAAAAGGTATACATTCAATCTAATCTGCACGGTGCAGAAATTGCTGGTAATGCCGTTATTCACCAGCTAATTGAGTTTTTATTAACAATAAATGATACAGATTTAGCTGGAGAAATTTGGTTAGTTCCCGTTTGTAACCCAATGGGGACAAATGAACGCGCTCATCATTTTTCCCCTGGACGTTACTGCATTTACGAAGCCAAAGACTGGAATCGCATATTTTGGGACTACGAGAAAGAAGCTGATGATTTAGTAGCTTTTACTAAATCTCAACTTCATAGTGATCTAAAGGTCATTCGACAAAATTATCTAACTATAATTAAGCAAAATTTTGCGAAAATTTTAGAAAAAATTAATTCTTCAAATGGTGTTCCCTACACTGAGCTTTTTGCCTACAAGTTACAAAACCTGAGTTTAGATGCAGACTACTTAATTGATTTACACAGTTCTACCAATCAAGCATTAGACTATATTTATTACTTCCAAAATCGAGAAGACAGTGCAAAATACTTTCTACTCGATTTCGGAATATTGCTTGATAAATACGATGGTGATGCTTTTGATGAAGCTTTTATCAAACCTTGGTTAGCCCTGGAAGCTTGTTTTAAAGAGTTTGGTAGAGAAATCAAGTTTGATGTGGAAGCTTGGACACTAGAATTAGGAACAGGAATGCAAATAAACCCTGATTCAGTCGCTAAAGGTGTACGGGGTGTGAAAAATTATTTAGTGCAAAAAGGTGTACTACAAAGTCCTAATTTATCGGATGACACAAAAACCCATGAGATGACTTTTGCATCTAGCAGCAACCGAAAAAAATATTATGCGATCGCAGGTGGCATGATTCAATCCAGAATAGAATTGGGTAGCTCAGTAAAAGCTGGAGAAAAATTGTATCAAATTCTCAGTTTTAATAAAGAAGGTAAGCTACCCAGTGTAATTGATGTCTGCGCTCAACATAATGGATTAGTTTATGATGTCGCAACTAATCAAGCTGTAAATGAAGGTGAGTTTGTATTGGGAATTGTTAGTTAG